One stretch of Cygnus olor isolate bCygOlo1 chromosome 1, bCygOlo1.pri.v2, whole genome shotgun sequence DNA includes these proteins:
- the MAB21L1 gene encoding putative nucleotidyltransferase MAB21L1: protein MIAAQAKLVYHLNKYYNEKCQARKAAIAKTIREVCKVVSDVLKEVEVQEPRFISSLNEMDNRYEGLEVISPTEFEVVLYLNQMGVFNFVDDGSLPGCAVLKLSDGRKRSMSLWVEFITASGYLSARKIRSRFQTLVAQAVDKCSYRDVVKMVADTSEVKLRIRDRYVVQITPAFKCTGIWPRSAAHWPLPHIPWPGPNRVAEVKAEGFNLLSKECHSLAGKQSSAESDAWVLQFAEAENRLQMGGCRKKCLSILKTLRDRHLELPGQPLNNYHMKTLVSYECEKHPRESDWDESCLGDRLNGILLQLISCLQCRRCPHYFLPNLDLFQGKPHSALENAAKQTWRLAREILTNPKSLEKL, encoded by the coding sequence ATGATCGCGGCCCAGGCCAAGCTGGTGTATCATCTGAATAAATACTACAACGAGAAATGCCAAGCCAGGAAAGCTGCCATCGCCAAGACGATCCGCGAAGTCTGCAAAGTGGTGTCGGACGTGCTGAAGGAGGTGGAGGTGCAGGAGCCTCGCTTCATCAGCTCCCTGAACGAGATGGACAATCGCTACGAGGGCTTGGAAGTCATCTCCCCCACGGAGTTCGAAGTCGTGCTCTATCTGAACCAGATGGGGGTCTTCAACTTCGTGGACGACGGCTCCTTGCCGGGCTGCGCTGTGTTAAAGTTGAGCGACGGGCGCAAGAGGAGCATGTCCCTCTGGGTGGAGTTCATCACGGCGTCTGGCTACCTCTCCGCTCGCAAAATCCGCTCCAGATTTCAGACTCTGGTGGCTCAAGCCGTGGATAAGTGCAGTTACAGAGACGTGGTAAAGATGGTGGCGGACACCAGCGAGGTGAAGCTGCGGATCAGGGATAGGTACGTGGTGCAGATCACGCCGGCGTTCAAGTGCACGGGGATCTGGCCGCGGAGCGCTGCCCACTGGCCGCTTCCCCACATCCCCTGGCCGGGACCCAACCGGGTGGCGGAGGTCAAGGCCGAAGGGTTCAACCTCTTGTCCAAGGAGTGCCACTCGCTGGCCGGCAAGCAGAGCTCGGCCGAGAGCGATGCCTGGGTGCTGCAGTTCGCCGAAGCCGAGAACAGACTGCAGATGGGCGGCTGCAGGAAGAAATGCCTCTCCATCCTCAAAACCTTGCGGGACCGCCACCTGGAGCTGCCGGGCCAGCCCCTGAATAATTATCACATGAAGACTCTGGTTTCATACGAATGCGAAAAGCACCCCCGAGAGTCGGACTGGGACGAGTCGTGCTTGGGCGATCGGCTCAACGGGATTTTACTGCAGCTCATCTCCTGCCTCCAGTGCAGGCGGTGCCCGCATTACTTCTTGCCCAACTTAGACCTCTTTCAGGGCAAACCTCACTCAGCCCTGGAAAACGCGGCCAAACAGACGTGGCGATTGGCTAGGGAGATACTGACCAACCCGAAAAGTTTGGAGAAACTTTAG